The following proteins are encoded in a genomic region of Bradyrhizobium sp. SK17:
- a CDS encoding tripartite tricarboxylate transporter TctB family protein: MSNTDLEIVVDDPTAPADDSPAVVSTGAVDVVTSLLLLALALVLGWDNWRTGASWDSTGPQPGYFPFYLSVILGAASLYGLGAAFVSRREAAQTFVTRAQLRRVMAVFVPTFLFCLATQYLGLYVASFLLIAGFMRIVGRIALWKSLLTAFIFTAVMFVTFDIAFDVIMPKGPLEAAFGY, translated from the coding sequence ATGTCCAACACCGATCTTGAAATCGTCGTCGACGATCCGACCGCGCCCGCAGACGACTCGCCTGCGGTCGTCAGCACCGGCGCCGTCGACGTCGTCACCTCGCTGCTCCTGCTGGCGCTCGCATTGGTGCTCGGCTGGGACAATTGGCGCACCGGCGCATCGTGGGATTCGACCGGGCCGCAGCCGGGCTATTTTCCGTTCTATCTTTCGGTGATCCTCGGCGCCGCCAGCCTCTATGGCCTGGGCGCCGCCTTCGTCTCGCGCCGCGAGGCCGCGCAGACCTTCGTCACCCGCGCGCAACTTCGCCGGGTGATGGCGGTGTTCGTGCCGACCTTCCTGTTCTGCCTCGCCACGCAATATCTCGGGCTCTATGTCGCGAGCTTCCTCTTGATCGCCGGCTTCATGCGCATCGTCGGCAGGATCGCGCTGTGGAAGTCGCTGCTTACCGCCTTCATCTTCACCGCCGTGATGTTCGTGACCTTCGACATCGCATTCGACGTCATCATGCCGAAGGGGCCGCTCGAAGCGGCCTTCGGCTACTGA
- the mtnA gene encoding S-methyl-5-thioribose-1-phosphate isomerase codes for MKVDGRHFRSIWLEPDGWSVGAIDQRRLPHEFVVARIATADEAGEAISSMLVRGAPLIGATAAYGMALAMRSDASDAALDRAGRMLAATRPTAINLRWAVDEMQRALAPLAASARTEAAYARAREIADEDVEINREIGRHGLGLIEAIAATKKPGEPVTVLTHCNAGWLATVDWGTATSPIYQAHDRGIAVHVWVDETRPRNQGASLTAWELGHHGVPHTVIPDNTGGHLMQHRMVDLAIVGTDRVAANGDVCNKIGTYLKALAAHDNGVPFYVALPSPTIDFRIDDGIRQIPIEQRAAREVTHLTGRTADGRIETIRVVPDGSSVANFGFDVTPARLVTGLITERGVLAADRAALASAFPERADVS; via the coding sequence ATGAAAGTGGACGGACGCCATTTTCGCAGCATCTGGCTCGAGCCCGACGGCTGGTCGGTCGGCGCGATCGATCAGCGCCGGCTGCCGCATGAGTTCGTCGTCGCCAGGATCGCCACCGCTGATGAGGCCGGTGAGGCGATCAGCTCGATGCTGGTCCGCGGCGCACCGCTGATCGGCGCCACCGCCGCCTACGGCATGGCGCTCGCGATGCGGTCAGATGCCTCCGACGCAGCGCTCGATCGCGCCGGCAGGATGCTGGCCGCGACCCGGCCGACCGCGATCAATCTGAGATGGGCCGTGGACGAGATGCAGCGCGCACTCGCGCCGCTCGCCGCGTCAGCCCGCACGGAGGCGGCCTATGCCCGGGCCCGCGAGATCGCCGATGAGGATGTCGAGATCAACCGCGAGATCGGCCGCCACGGTCTCGGCCTGATCGAGGCGATCGCCGCGACCAAGAAACCGGGTGAGCCGGTCACTGTGCTCACGCATTGCAATGCCGGCTGGCTTGCAACCGTCGATTGGGGGACGGCGACATCGCCGATCTACCAGGCCCATGACCGCGGCATTGCGGTCCATGTCTGGGTCGACGAGACCCGGCCGCGCAATCAGGGCGCCTCGCTGACAGCCTGGGAACTCGGACACCACGGCGTGCCGCACACTGTGATCCCGGATAACACCGGCGGCCACCTGATGCAGCATCGCATGGTGGATCTGGCGATCGTCGGCACCGATCGCGTCGCCGCCAATGGCGACGTCTGCAACAAGATCGGGACCTATCTGAAGGCACTCGCAGCGCACGACAACGGCGTGCCGTTCTATGTTGCGCTGCCGTCGCCGACCATCGATTTTCGCATCGATGACGGCATCAGGCAGATTCCGATCGAGCAGCGCGCGGCCCGCGAAGTGACGCATCTTACCGGACGGACGGCGGATGGACGAATCGAGACCATACGTGTGGTTCCGGACGGCTCGTCGGTCGCCAATTTCGGCTTCGATGTCACACCGGCGCGGCTGGTGACGGGATTGATCACCGAGCGCGGCGTGCTCGCTGCGGATCGTGCTGCACTTGCGAGCGCGTTTCCCGAGCGCGCGGATGTTAGCTGA
- a CDS encoding S-methyl-5'-thioadenosine phosphorylase — translation MTKAVLGIIGGSGIYDLPGLDNVREEAIASPWGEPSATLRRGEMAGLPIVFLPRHGPGHALSPSDINYRANIDVLKRAGVTDLVALSACGSFKEDLPPGTFVLVDQFVDRTYKRESSFFGKGCVAHVSMAHPVSPLLTKHLAAAAEAEAIAFAQGGTYLCMEGPQFSSLAESLTYKSQGYSVIGMTNMPEAKLAREAEICYASVAMVTDFDCWHPAHDAVTVQDIIRVLNSNAEKAKALVARLARDFPREHEPCPIGSDRALDTALITAPAARDPQLLAKLDAVAARVLRT, via the coding sequence ATGACCAAAGCCGTTCTCGGAATCATCGGCGGGTCCGGCATCTACGACCTGCCGGGCCTGGACAACGTCCGCGAGGAGGCGATCGCGAGCCCCTGGGGCGAACCATCAGCGACGCTGCGGCGTGGCGAGATGGCGGGGCTGCCGATCGTGTTCCTGCCGCGGCATGGCCCCGGCCACGCGCTGTCGCCGTCCGACATCAACTATCGCGCCAATATCGACGTGCTGAAGCGGGCAGGGGTTACCGACCTGGTCGCGCTGTCCGCCTGCGGCTCGTTCAAGGAAGACCTGCCGCCGGGCACCTTCGTGCTGGTCGATCAGTTCGTCGATCGCACCTACAAGCGCGAGAGCTCGTTCTTCGGCAAGGGCTGCGTCGCGCATGTCTCGATGGCGCATCCGGTGTCGCCGTTGCTCACGAAGCATCTCGCCGCCGCGGCCGAAGCCGAAGCCATCGCGTTCGCGCAGGGCGGCACTTATCTTTGCATGGAAGGGCCGCAATTCTCCTCGCTCGCCGAAAGCCTGACCTACAAGTCGCAGGGCTATTCGGTGATCGGCATGACCAATATGCCGGAAGCCAAGCTCGCCCGCGAGGCCGAGATCTGCTACGCCAGCGTCGCCATGGTCACCGATTTCGACTGCTGGCATCCGGCCCATGATGCGGTCACGGTGCAGGATATCATCCGCGTGCTGAATTCGAATGCCGAGAAGGCAAAGGCGCTGGTCGCGCGCCTGGCGCGGGATTTCCCGCGCGAGCACGAGCCGTGTCCGATCGGTTCGGATCGCGCGCTCGATACCGCGCTGATCACGGCCCCAGCGGCACGCGATCCGCAGTTGCTCGCCAAGCTCGATGCAGTCGCCGCACGGGTATTACGCACATGA
- a CDS encoding Bug family tripartite tricarboxylate transporter substrate binding protein: MVKTTAAIAALLLSTPAFAGWEPSKPVEIVVAAGAGGASDQMARMMQAAIQKNNLMKQPMVVSLKGGASGAEALMYMKSSEGDPNKVLIAYSLIYMLPLSAKIPFNWRDLTPVSVIALDQFVLWDNASGPKTVKEFIDAAKAASAPFKMGGTGSKREDHVLTVFMEQKTGAKFSYLPYKSGGEAATQLVGGHTESNVNNPSENLEVWRAGQVRALCVFDKERISYKTKVTDTQSWNDIPTCKEQGLDVQYLMLRAMFLPGKVTQEQQAFYVDLFQKVTQTPEYKDYMEKQALKPIFLTGKDMIEFLEDDDKQNATLMKEAGFVAK, from the coding sequence ATTGTAAAAACCACGGCTGCAATCGCGGCCCTGCTCTTGAGCACGCCGGCGTTTGCCGGTTGGGAGCCGAGCAAGCCGGTCGAAATCGTGGTCGCGGCCGGCGCCGGCGGCGCCTCCGACCAGATGGCGCGCATGATGCAGGCGGCGATCCAGAAGAACAATCTGATGAAGCAGCCGATGGTGGTGTCGCTGAAAGGCGGCGCGTCCGGCGCGGAAGCGCTGATGTACATGAAGTCGAGCGAGGGCGATCCCAACAAGGTGCTGATCGCCTATTCGCTGATCTACATGCTGCCGCTGTCGGCCAAGATTCCCTTCAACTGGCGCGACCTCACGCCGGTGTCGGTGATCGCGCTCGACCAGTTCGTGCTGTGGGACAATGCCAGCGGTCCGAAGACCGTGAAGGAGTTCATCGACGCTGCCAAGGCCGCGAGCGCGCCGTTCAAGATGGGCGGTACCGGCTCCAAGCGCGAAGACCACGTGCTGACCGTGTTCATGGAACAGAAGACCGGCGCGAAATTCTCCTATCTGCCGTACAAGTCCGGCGGCGAGGCCGCGACCCAGCTGGTCGGCGGCCACACCGAATCCAATGTCAATAATCCCAGCGAGAACCTCGAAGTCTGGCGCGCCGGCCAGGTTCGTGCGCTCTGCGTGTTCGACAAGGAGCGCATCTCCTACAAGACCAAGGTCACCGACACGCAATCCTGGAACGACATCCCGACCTGCAAGGAACAGGGGCTGGACGTGCAGTATCTGATGCTGCGCGCGATGTTCCTGCCGGGCAAGGTCACCCAGGAGCAGCAGGCGTTCTATGTCGACCTGTTCCAGAAGGTGACACAGACGCCGGAATACAAGGACTACATGGAGAAGCAGGCGCTGAAGCCGATCTTCCTCACCGGCAAGGACATGATCGAGTTCCTCGAAGATGACGACAAGCAGAACGCCACGTTGATGAAGGAAGCGGGGTTCGTCGCGAAGTAG
- a CDS encoding enoyl-CoA hydratase/isomerase family protein produces MNAPVTSTEDLLYSVEDGIARITFNRPQARNALTFAMYEQMASICESINQDHSIKALIMTGAGDKAFASGTDISQFRAFKTAQDALDYEARIDRVLGTLEQCRVPVIAAIAGACTGGGAGIAACCDIRIGTEATRIGFPIARTLGNCLSMSNISRLVSLIGPARTKDLIFKARLVEAPEALSLGLLNEVVPDVETLQRRANETAKLVAGHAPITLEVTKEAVRRIRRTLSREEGEDLILRAYMSEDFREGMDAFLNKRAPNFKGK; encoded by the coding sequence ATGAACGCGCCCGTCACGTCGACCGAAGACCTGCTCTACTCCGTCGAGGACGGGATCGCGCGCATCACGTTCAACCGGCCGCAGGCGCGCAACGCGCTGACCTTTGCGATGTACGAGCAGATGGCGTCGATCTGCGAGAGCATCAATCAGGATCACTCCATCAAGGCGTTGATCATGACCGGTGCCGGCGACAAGGCGTTCGCCTCCGGAACCGACATCTCGCAGTTTCGCGCCTTCAAGACCGCGCAGGATGCGCTGGACTATGAAGCGCGGATCGATCGCGTGCTGGGAACGCTCGAACAGTGCCGCGTGCCCGTGATCGCGGCGATCGCCGGCGCCTGCACCGGCGGCGGCGCCGGGATCGCCGCCTGCTGCGACATCCGCATCGGCACCGAGGCGACGCGGATCGGCTTCCCGATCGCGCGCACGCTCGGCAACTGCCTCTCGATGTCCAACATCTCGCGGCTGGTGTCGCTGATCGGTCCGGCGCGCACCAAGGACCTGATCTTCAAGGCGCGCCTGGTCGAGGCACCCGAAGCGCTGTCGCTCGGGCTCCTGAACGAGGTCGTCCCCGACGTCGAGACGTTGCAGCGTCGTGCCAACGAGACCGCAAAGCTGGTCGCCGGCCACGCCCCGATCACGCTGGAGGTGACCAAGGAGGCGGTCCGCCGCATCCGCCGCACGCTGTCGCGCGAGGAAGGCGAGGACCTGATCCTGCGCGCCTATATGAGCGAGGATTTCCGCGAGGGCATGGACGCCTTCCTCAACAAGCGGGCGCCGAACTTCAAGGGCAAGTAG
- a CDS encoding alanine--glyoxylate aminotransferase family protein, with the protein MTVHTGRHFLQIPGPTNVPDRVLRAMDMPTMDHRGAEFAEIGFAVMSAMQRVFRTKQPVIIYPSSGTGAWEAAIVNTLQPGDKVLMCETGQFAVLWHGIADKFKLDVDFIPGDWRHGADLEQIEARLAADKAHKIKAVCMVHNETSTACVTYPLNVRKILDTLKHPALLMVDTISGLGSLEYEHDAWGIDVSIAGSQKGLMLPPGLGFNAVSEKALAAAKANPGMRSYWDWQEVININKAGTWPYTPATNLLFGLREAVKMLEEEGLENVFARHKRHSEATRAAIKVWGLETQCQEQGAHSPALTAVRLPDGHDADHFRKVVLDHFDMSLGTGLNKVKGKVFRIGHIGHFNDLMLMGTLSGVEMGLDLAKVPHRSGGVLAAMEVLKGRDAGQASKVA; encoded by the coding sequence ATGACCGTGCACACTGGAAGGCATTTTCTGCAGATTCCGGGACCGACCAACGTGCCGGACCGGGTGCTGCGGGCGATGGACATGCCGACCATGGATCATCGCGGTGCCGAATTTGCCGAGATCGGCTTTGCCGTGATGTCGGCGATGCAGCGTGTGTTCCGCACCAAGCAGCCCGTGATCATCTACCCCTCGTCGGGGACCGGCGCCTGGGAAGCCGCGATCGTCAACACCCTGCAACCCGGCGACAAGGTGCTGATGTGCGAGACCGGCCAGTTCGCGGTTCTGTGGCACGGCATCGCCGACAAGTTCAAGCTCGACGTCGATTTCATTCCGGGTGACTGGCGCCATGGCGCCGACCTCGAGCAGATCGAGGCACGGCTCGCTGCCGACAAAGCGCACAAGATCAAGGCCGTCTGCATGGTCCATAACGAGACCTCGACCGCCTGCGTGACCTATCCGCTCAACGTGCGCAAGATCCTCGACACCCTGAAGCATCCGGCGCTGCTGATGGTCGACACCATCTCCGGCCTCGGCTCGCTCGAATATGAGCATGACGCCTGGGGCATCGACGTCTCGATCGCGGGCTCGCAGAAGGGATTGATGCTGCCGCCTGGCCTCGGCTTCAACGCCGTGTCGGAGAAGGCGCTGGCCGCGGCCAAGGCCAATCCGGGGATGCGCTCCTACTGGGACTGGCAGGAGGTCATCAACATCAACAAGGCCGGCACCTGGCCGTATACGCCCGCCACCAATCTGCTGTTCGGCCTCAGGGAGGCCGTCAAGATGCTGGAGGAGGAGGGGCTCGAGAACGTGTTCGCGCGCCACAAGCGCCACAGCGAAGCGACGCGTGCCGCGATCAAGGTCTGGGGTCTGGAGACGCAGTGCCAGGAGCAGGGCGCGCATTCGCCGGCGCTGACCGCGGTGCGCCTGCCCGATGGCCACGACGCCGACCATTTCCGCAAGGTCGTGCTGGATCATTTCGACATGTCGCTCGGCACCGGCCTCAACAAGGTCAAGGGCAAGGTGTTCCGGATCGGCCACATCGGCCACTTCAACGATCTGATGCTGATGGGCACGTTGTCGGGCGTCGAGATGGGTCTCGATCTCGCCAAGGTGCCGCATCGCAGCGGCGGCGTGCTGGCGGCGATGGAGGTCCTGAAGGGACGCGACGCCGGACAGGCGTCGAAAGTCGCTTGA
- a CDS encoding MFS transporter gives MRLRFKATHVVLAMLCVMYFITYVDRVNIGTAAGEIQKELGLSNTELGLVFSAFAYPYLLFQVIGGWVGDRFGPRQTLFWCGMIWAAATIMTGFVHGLAALFIARFALGFGEGATFPTATRAMQYWTPAKRRGFAQGLTHSFARLGNAVTPPVVALLILWLTWRGAFVVLGVVSLIWGVVWVWYFRNEPRDHRSITEAELATLPPRPQGERPKVPWGPLLQRMWPVTLTYFCYGWCLWLYLNWLPLFFKNNYSLDLKNSALFASGVFFAGVIGDSVGGVISDRILERTGNVRLARLSVTVVGFAGALLSLMPILFVHDITVVALCLSAGFFCAELVIGPMWSIPMDIAPKYSGTAAGLMNTGSAFAAIVSPLVAGFVIDATGNWYLPFLMSMGLLLLGGFSAFLMHPERPFEEVSGGVASGKVVAAE, from the coding sequence ATGAGGCTTCGATTCAAGGCCACCCATGTCGTGCTGGCCATGCTGTGCGTGATGTATTTCATCACTTACGTCGACCGGGTGAACATCGGCACCGCGGCCGGCGAGATCCAGAAGGAGCTCGGCCTGTCCAACACCGAGCTCGGCCTGGTGTTCTCGGCTTTCGCCTATCCCTATCTCTTGTTCCAGGTGATCGGCGGCTGGGTCGGCGATCGCTTCGGGCCGCGCCAGACCCTGTTCTGGTGCGGCATGATCTGGGCCGCGGCGACCATCATGACCGGCTTCGTCCATGGCCTGGCGGCGTTGTTCATCGCGCGTTTCGCGCTGGGGTTCGGCGAAGGCGCGACGTTTCCAACCGCGACCCGCGCCATGCAGTACTGGACGCCCGCCAAGCGCCGCGGTTTCGCGCAAGGGTTGACCCACTCGTTCGCGCGGCTCGGCAATGCGGTGACCCCGCCGGTCGTTGCGCTCCTGATCCTCTGGCTGACCTGGCGCGGCGCATTCGTCGTGCTCGGTGTCGTCAGTCTGATCTGGGGCGTCGTGTGGGTCTGGTACTTCCGCAACGAGCCGAGGGATCACCGCTCGATCACGGAAGCTGAGCTCGCGACGCTGCCGCCGCGGCCGCAAGGCGAGCGGCCCAAGGTGCCGTGGGGACCGCTGTTGCAGCGGATGTGGCCGGTGACGCTGACCTATTTCTGCTACGGCTGGTGCCTGTGGCTCTATCTCAACTGGCTGCCGCTGTTCTTCAAGAACAACTACAGCCTCGATCTGAAGAACTCGGCGCTGTTCGCATCCGGCGTGTTTTTCGCGGGCGTCATCGGCGACAGCGTCGGCGGCGTCATCTCCGACCGCATTCTCGAACGCACGGGCAATGTGCGGCTGGCGCGGCTCAGCGTGACGGTCGTGGGCTTCGCCGGCGCGCTGCTGTCGCTGATGCCGATCCTGTTCGTGCACGACATCACGGTGGTCGCGCTCTGCCTGTCGGCCGGCTTCTTTTGTGCCGAGCTCGTGATCGGCCCGATGTGGTCGATCCCGATGGATATCGCGCCGAAATATTCCGGCACCGCGGCCGGCCTCATGAACACCGGCTCGGCCTTCGCGGCGATCGTCTCGCCGCTGGTCGCCGGCTTCGTCATCGACGCCACCGGCAACTGGTACCTGCCGTTCCTGATGTCGATGGGCCTGCTGCTGCTCGGTGGTTTCTCGGCGTTTCTGATGCACCCCGAGCGGCCGTTCGAGGAGGTGAGCGGCGGGGTGGCGTCCGGCAAGGTGGTGGCCGCCGAATGA